In Nocardioides sp. zg-1228, a single window of DNA contains:
- a CDS encoding MoaD/ThiS family protein translates to MAIEVRIPTILRTYTDGAKAVEGSGGTLSALIDDLEGSHPGIKDRLVEEKAGSVDLRRFVNIYINDEDVRFIGGLDAELSDGDQVVVLPAVAGGC, encoded by the coding sequence ATGGCCATCGAGGTCCGGATCCCCACCATCCTGCGCACCTACACCGACGGCGCCAAGGCCGTCGAGGGATCGGGCGGCACGCTGTCCGCGCTGATCGACGACCTCGAGGGGAGCCACCCCGGCATCAAGGACCGCCTCGTCGAGGAGAAGGCCGGCTCGGTCGACCTGCGCCGCTTCGTCAACATCTACATCAACGACGAGGACGTCCGCTTCATCGGTGGCCTCGACGCCGAGCTCTCCGACGGCGACCAGGTCGTCGTGCTGCCCGCCGTCGCGGGCGGCTGCTGA
- a CDS encoding M67 family metallopeptidase: MYDAIVAHARRDHPDEACGVVAGPEGSDRPERFVPMVNAAGSPTFYEFDSSELLALYKEMDARDEEPVVIYHSHTATEAYPSRTDINLASEPHAHYVLVSTREHGNSEGPVEFRSYRIVDGVVTEEDVTVAPTTETPETPEQTEEASTP, translated from the coding sequence ATCTACGACGCGATCGTGGCGCACGCGCGCCGCGACCACCCCGACGAGGCCTGCGGAGTCGTCGCGGGTCCCGAGGGCAGCGACCGTCCCGAGCGGTTCGTCCCGATGGTCAACGCGGCCGGCAGCCCGACGTTCTACGAGTTCGACTCCAGCGAGCTGCTCGCGCTCTACAAGGAGATGGACGCCCGCGACGAGGAGCCGGTGGTGATCTACCACTCCCACACCGCCACCGAGGCCTACCCCAGCCGCACCGACATCAACCTGGCCAGCGAGCCCCACGCCCACTACGTGCTCGTCAGCACACGCGAGCACGGGAATAGTGAGGGCCCGGTGGAGTTCAGGTCCTACAGGATCGTCGACGGGGTCGTGACCGAGGAGGACGTCACGGTCGCACCGACGACAGAGACGCCAGAGACACCCGAGCAGACCGAGGAAGCGAGCACCCCCTGA
- a CDS encoding MFS transporter → MSSSHAPAPLTRRGIPLERDLRVLALGSFANRFGAGAVMTTSALYFTRQVGFSAAEVAFAMAVAAVVGIVVQVPAGQLADSRGPRRVLTAFMVGAALTSALPVLARTPWQLALLLALLTFFERSAGSVQQGVIAQLATGGRGVQFKAYLRAVTNTAIGLGSVFGGAALVVDEPWAYISVFVLNAVFTGFAAWNTTRLPDLPAYVRVEGEPRLAVLRDWPYVVVVALTGLFSLHFFVMELGLALYISERTSAPPVMVAILLIVNTACVALFQVRLSRRADSVEAGARALVRGAVWIAAGFAIVALADRGDATFAVVVLVVGSLVHVVGEMIGSGGQWGLQMGLAPHEKQGQYQGFAGLGFSVIAVVGPPVVTLLCVEMGETGWLVLAALMLAVALVSVPVSRWALASRERYGVLTHSG, encoded by the coding sequence ATGTCGTCGTCGCACGCGCCCGCACCGCTGACCCGGAGGGGGATCCCGCTCGAGCGGGACCTGCGGGTGCTGGCTCTCGGCTCGTTCGCCAACCGGTTCGGGGCCGGCGCCGTGATGACCACCAGCGCGCTCTACTTCACCCGGCAGGTCGGCTTCTCCGCCGCCGAGGTCGCCTTCGCGATGGCCGTCGCGGCCGTGGTGGGGATCGTGGTGCAGGTGCCGGCCGGCCAGCTCGCCGACAGCCGGGGGCCGCGGCGGGTGCTGACCGCGTTCATGGTCGGCGCCGCCCTCACCAGCGCGCTCCCGGTGCTGGCCCGCACGCCGTGGCAGCTCGCGCTGCTGCTGGCGCTCCTCACGTTCTTCGAGCGCTCGGCCGGGTCCGTGCAGCAGGGCGTCATCGCCCAGCTCGCCACGGGTGGGCGCGGCGTGCAGTTCAAGGCCTACCTCCGGGCGGTGACCAACACCGCGATCGGCCTCGGCTCGGTCTTCGGCGGCGCGGCCCTCGTCGTGGACGAGCCGTGGGCCTACATCTCGGTGTTCGTCCTCAACGCGGTCTTCACCGGCTTCGCGGCGTGGAACACCACGCGGCTGCCCGACCTGCCGGCCTACGTCCGCGTCGAGGGCGAGCCGCGCCTGGCGGTGCTGCGCGACTGGCCCTACGTCGTCGTGGTGGCGCTGACCGGGCTGTTCTCGCTGCACTTCTTCGTGATGGAGCTCGGCCTGGCGCTCTACATCTCCGAGCGCACCTCCGCGCCGCCGGTCATGGTCGCGATCCTGCTCATCGTCAACACCGCCTGCGTCGCGCTCTTCCAGGTCCGGCTGTCCCGGCGCGCCGACTCGGTCGAGGCGGGCGCCCGCGCGCTGGTGCGCGGCGCGGTGTGGATCGCCGCCGGCTTCGCCATCGTCGCCCTGGCCGACCGGGGCGACGCCACCTTCGCGGTGGTCGTGCTGGTCGTCGGCTCGCTGGTCCACGTCGTCGGCGAGATGATCGGCTCCGGCGGCCAGTGGGGGCTCCAGATGGGTCTCGCACCGCACGAGAAGCAGGGCCAGTACCAGGGGTTCGCCGGGCTGGGGTTCAGCGTGATCGCCGTCGTCGGCCCGCCCGTGGTGACCCTGCTCTGCGTCGAGATGGGCGAGACCGGCTGGCTGGTGCTGGCCGCGCTGATGCTCGCGGTGGCGCTGGTGTCGGTGCCCGTCTCGCGCTGGGCCCTCGCCTCACGCGAGCGCTACGGCGTGCTGACCCACTCGGGCTGA
- a CDS encoding DUF429 domain-containing protein — MSPVPDFVLALREKIGHDPLWLPGVTAVVRRGDQVLLVKRADNGHWTPVTGIPEPGEEPAEAAAREAREETGVRIRVDRLASTGVHGEIVHANGDRASYLDLTFACTWVEGEAHVADDESSEVRWWPVGALPPMSELMTARIEAALDDDPEARFVRPPGQHDVEPPPVLAPPVPVLGVDACPAGWVGVVLDTGLRASVYVAPDIAGLVDLVREQHDVAVAAVDIPIGLPDAGGRKADAEARRALVGKASSVFSTPVRAALEAETYELARAANLAATDGRTSVSAQAYALREKVLQVDAWVRGRPGVLVIEVHPELSFARMAGAPVRARKKDADGVRARREALAAHGVVAPAWFHGAGFGEDDLLDACAAAWTAVRHAHGVAESYPEEPEVFSDGVPAAIWA, encoded by the coding sequence GTGAGCCCGGTGCCCGACTTCGTCCTGGCGCTGCGCGAGAAGATCGGGCACGACCCGCTCTGGCTCCCCGGGGTCACCGCGGTCGTCCGCCGCGGCGACCAGGTGCTGCTGGTCAAGCGCGCCGACAACGGCCACTGGACGCCCGTCACCGGGATCCCCGAGCCGGGGGAGGAGCCGGCCGAGGCCGCCGCCCGGGAGGCGCGGGAGGAGACCGGCGTCCGGATCCGGGTGGACCGGCTGGCCTCCACCGGCGTGCACGGCGAGATCGTGCACGCCAACGGCGACCGCGCGTCCTACCTCGACCTCACCTTCGCCTGCACCTGGGTCGAGGGCGAGGCCCACGTGGCCGACGACGAGTCGAGCGAGGTGCGGTGGTGGCCCGTCGGTGCGCTGCCGCCGATGTCGGAGCTGATGACCGCCCGCATCGAGGCCGCCCTCGACGACGACCCCGAGGCACGGTTCGTGCGGCCGCCGGGCCAGCACGACGTCGAGCCGCCGCCGGTCCTCGCACCGCCGGTGCCCGTCCTCGGCGTCGACGCCTGCCCGGCCGGCTGGGTGGGGGTGGTGCTCGACACCGGGCTGCGCGCCTCCGTCTACGTCGCACCCGACATCGCCGGGCTCGTCGACCTGGTCCGCGAGCAGCACGACGTCGCGGTCGCGGCCGTCGACATCCCGATCGGACTGCCCGACGCGGGCGGCCGGAAGGCGGACGCGGAGGCCCGGCGCGCGCTGGTGGGGAAGGCGTCCTCGGTGTTCTCCACGCCGGTGCGGGCCGCGCTCGAGGCGGAGACCTACGAGCTGGCGCGCGCGGCCAACCTCGCCGCGACCGACGGGCGCACCAGCGTGAGCGCCCAGGCCTACGCGCTGCGGGAGAAGGTGCTGCAGGTCGACGCGTGGGTGCGCGGGCGGCCAGGCGTCCTCGTGATCGAGGTGCACCCCGAGCTGAGCTTCGCCCGGATGGCGGGCGCGCCCGTGCGGGCGCGCAAGAAGGACGCCGACGGCGTCCGCGCCCGGCGCGAGGCGCTCGCCGCCCACGGGGTCGTGGCGCCGGCGTGGTTCCACGGCGCGGGCTTCGGCGAGGACGACCTGCTCGACGCCTGCGCGGCCGCGTGGACGGCCGTGCGCCACGCGCACGGGGTCGCGGAGTCGTACCCCGAGGAGCCCGAGGTGTTCTCCGACGGGGTCCCGGCCGCGATCTGGGCCTGA
- a CDS encoding DUF2017 domain-containing protein, with amino-acid sequence MSGFERHRRSGRVIATFTGFEADLLRSLASQMVELLRNERAEPAAPSADPFDAMMAEFSGATTIPDDPVLARLFPTAYPDDEEAAADFRRFTEGGLRDGKAATAGSIIDTLEEAGLPSELDQDGLVIDVELTDAEAETWMRAFTDIRLALATRLGVEAGDEHYWHSLPDDDPRAQAHDIYEWVGYLQETVVEALTS; translated from the coding sequence GTGAGCGGCTTCGAGCGACACCGCAGGTCCGGGCGCGTCATCGCCACGTTCACCGGCTTCGAGGCCGACCTCCTGCGGTCACTGGCCTCGCAGATGGTCGAGCTGCTGCGCAACGAGCGCGCCGAGCCCGCCGCCCCGAGCGCCGACCCGTTCGACGCGATGATGGCAGAGTTCTCCGGCGCCACGACGATCCCCGACGACCCGGTGCTCGCCCGGCTCTTCCCCACCGCCTATCCCGACGACGAGGAGGCGGCCGCCGACTTCCGCCGCTTCACCGAGGGCGGCCTGCGCGACGGCAAGGCGGCCACGGCCGGCTCGATCATCGACACCCTGGAGGAGGCCGGGCTGCCGTCCGAGCTGGACCAGGACGGCCTTGTCATCGACGTCGAGCTCACCGACGCCGAGGCCGAGACGTGGATGCGCGCCTTCACCGACATCCGGCTCGCGCTGGCCACCCGGCTCGGCGTCGAGGCCGGCGACGAGCACTACTGGCACTCGCTGCCCGACGACGACCCGCGGGCGCAGGCCCACGACATCTACGAGTGGGTGGGCTACCTCCAGGAGACCGTGGTCGAGGCGCTCACCTCGTGA
- a CDS encoding VOC family protein, with the protein MIDHPEETYDPAAAFWAAARGGRRTTNEEPAFESLERLPGNVALELQRTGSGTPPRVHLDLETDDVDAEVARLEALGATVQSRHDTWAVLTDPGGLVFCVVPVWTDQADFDRHATTWGGLT; encoded by the coding sequence ATGATCGACCACCCCGAGGAGACCTACGACCCCGCGGCCGCGTTCTGGGCCGCCGCGCGGGGCGGTCGTCGTACGACCAACGAGGAACCCGCCTTCGAGTCGCTGGAGCGGCTGCCGGGCAACGTCGCGCTCGAGCTCCAGCGCACCGGCAGCGGCACCCCACCGCGCGTGCACCTCGACCTCGAGACCGACGACGTGGACGCCGAGGTGGCCCGCCTCGAAGCGCTCGGCGCCACCGTGCAGAGCCGACACGACACCTGGGCGGTGCTCACCGACCCGGGCGGGCTGGTGTTCTGCGTGGTCCCCGTGTGGACCGACCAGGCCGACTTCGACCGCCACGCGACCACGTGGGGGGGCCTGACGTGA
- the clpS gene encoding ATP-dependent Clp protease adapter ClpS, translating to MGPVSAASPVEVEPTITPDEITFLAKPWVTLVWDDPVNLMSYVSYVFQKYFGYDKAKAEKLMLEVHTDGKSVVSTGTREEMERDVQAMHEYGLWATMEKAS from the coding sequence ATGGGACCCGTGTCAGCCGCCAGTCCCGTAGAGGTCGAGCCGACCATCACCCCTGACGAGATCACCTTCCTGGCCAAGCCGTGGGTGACCCTCGTCTGGGACGATCCGGTCAACTTGATGTCCTACGTCTCCTACGTGTTCCAGAAGTACTTCGGCTACGACAAGGCCAAGGCCGAGAAGCTCATGCTCGAGGTGCACACCGACGGCAAGTCGGTCGTCTCGACCGGCACGCGTGAGGAGATGGAGCGCGACGTGCAGGCGATGCACGAGTACGGCCTCTGGGCGACGATGGAGAAGGCGTCGTAG
- a CDS encoding nicotinate phosphoribosyltransferase: MTSSPRASTALLTDHYELTMVQAARQAGTAERRAVFELFPRRLPEGRRYGVVAGVGRALDAIEDFSFDAAALTALEGIVDPGMLDWLASYRFTGDVWGYAEGEAYFPHSPLMVVEGTFAEAVLLETVLLSIYNHDSAIASAASRMVLAAHGRPCIEMGARRTHEDAAVAAARAAYVAGFDATSNLAARARYGVPSTGTAAHSFTLLHDAEADAFRAQVETLGVGTTLLVDTYDVAEAVRLAVEVAGTGLGAVRLDSGDLGDLAREVRAQLDGLGAHDTRIVVTSDLDEYAIAALAAAPVDAYGVGTQLVTGSGHPTCGFVYKLVAREGTDGELVSVAKRSTDKLSIGGRKHALRRRGPSGVAQAEVVGIDEVPGDDGDDRPLLVPLVRDGEVVGRTTLDEARARHRASVAELPRAVTMMSAGEPVIPTVHLGG, translated from the coding sequence GTGACCAGCTCCCCCCGTGCGTCGACCGCGCTCCTGACCGACCACTACGAGCTGACCATGGTGCAGGCCGCGCGCCAGGCCGGCACGGCCGAGCGCCGGGCGGTCTTCGAGCTGTTCCCCCGGCGGCTGCCGGAGGGCCGGCGCTACGGCGTGGTCGCCGGGGTCGGCCGGGCGCTCGACGCGATCGAGGACTTCAGCTTCGACGCGGCGGCGCTCACCGCGCTCGAGGGCATCGTCGACCCGGGCATGCTCGACTGGCTCGCCTCCTACCGCTTCACCGGTGACGTGTGGGGCTACGCCGAGGGCGAGGCCTACTTCCCCCACTCACCCCTGATGGTCGTCGAGGGCACCTTCGCCGAGGCCGTGCTCCTCGAGACGGTCCTGCTGTCGATCTACAACCACGACTCCGCCATCGCCTCGGCCGCGTCGAGGATGGTGCTGGCCGCCCACGGCCGCCCGTGCATCGAGATGGGCGCGCGCCGCACCCACGAGGACGCGGCGGTCGCGGCCGCCCGGGCGGCGTACGTCGCCGGCTTCGACGCCACGAGCAACCTCGCGGCCCGGGCCCGCTACGGCGTACCCTCCACCGGCACCGCGGCCCACTCGTTCACGCTGCTGCACGACGCCGAGGCCGACGCGTTCCGCGCGCAGGTCGAGACGCTCGGCGTGGGCACCACGCTGCTGGTCGACACCTACGACGTCGCCGAGGCGGTGCGACTCGCCGTCGAGGTGGCCGGCACCGGGCTCGGTGCGGTGCGGCTCGACTCGGGCGACCTCGGCGACCTGGCCCGCGAGGTGCGCGCCCAGCTCGACGGCCTCGGCGCCCACGACACCCGGATCGTGGTGACGAGCGACCTCGACGAGTACGCCATCGCGGCGCTCGCCGCGGCCCCCGTCGACGCCTACGGCGTCGGGACGCAGCTGGTCACCGGCTCCGGGCACCCGACGTGCGGCTTCGTCTACAAGCTCGTCGCGCGTGAGGGGACCGACGGCGAGCTGGTGTCGGTGGCCAAGCGGTCGACCGACAAGCTGTCCATCGGCGGCCGCAAGCACGCCCTGCGCCGCCGCGGACCCTCGGGCGTCGCCCAGGCGGAGGTCGTCGGGATCGACGAGGTCCCGGGGGACGACGGGGACGACCGCCCGCTGCTCGTCCCCCTGGTGCGCGACGGCGAGGTCGTCGGGCGGACCACGCTCGACGAGGCCCGGGCCCGGCACCGCGCGTCGGTCGCCGAGCTCCCGCGCGCCGTCACGATGATGTCGGCGGGCGAGCCGGTCATCCCCACGGTCCACCTCGGCGGGTAG
- a CDS encoding LuxR family transcriptional regulator has product MGLVARAAELAVIAGVLDQEPTPVRALVLEGEPGVGKTSLWEQALAGGRDRGLRVLAARASASETELPFAGLIDLLDEVGVEELEMPAPQLHALAVALYRADPGEQPPTEQVVSLALLSALRTLARHQRLLVAVDDLQWLDASSLTALAYVARRLPDDVTVVLSRRPGAPTAVERAFREGRVEHLVVRATTLGGTRQILATRLGLRLPHHLLRRVYDTTLGNPLFALEVGRLLARRDPATLGDELPVPDAVEDLLGLRVADLDPTTRRLLLALALDADLRAPRLQALFGPDALQQAAAAGVVDLDGERVRSAHPLLAQAARRAASPDEVRGLHADLAAVVADDPCRMLQHLALAATEPDALLAERLDGAATRAIARGSIRLAADLATHALRLTPAGEPDAARVMVLAKVLHMAGEKQRLTALLGSRAATLPDRADRVRAYVLLTGGVVRGNADIRALLQQALDEAGDDHDLRLRVLCHLAENEAVIAVRHVALADARAAQAVEASATGTGGDQRLALYTRVWTSALRGRPLDDLLERYEALASRSTYLARTPGRVAGQQHVWRGEPGPARERFEAFRGLAAERGEPNSYALARLHLCELELRLGGWDAAEALLDEWAASTDSSLLHWPMYERCRSLLAAGRGDPAAARDWAQRAVAQAEDTGVQWDWLEATRAAGVADLLDHRPDEAASRLRAVWAHTRDAGVLDPGAFPAAPDLVEALAEVGSTESLDEARQVVDALADAADLQDHDWARQAAARGSATIALARAWSDADAAALAGIASGYDDRGLVADAARTWLALGRAQRRSRKWGAARASLECAVGLFEAQHAPGWADAARGELERVGARRPGSPGRLTTAERRVADLAAQGLANKEIARALVVTVSTVEFHLRNTYTKLEIRSRMELAPRLAELDAGVTRPE; this is encoded by the coding sequence ATGGGTCTCGTCGCGCGCGCCGCCGAGCTCGCAGTCATCGCCGGGGTGCTCGACCAGGAGCCGACCCCGGTGCGGGCCCTGGTGCTCGAGGGCGAGCCGGGCGTGGGCAAGACCAGCCTCTGGGAGCAGGCGCTGGCCGGCGGGCGCGACCGCGGCCTGCGCGTGCTGGCGGCGCGGGCCAGTGCGTCCGAGACGGAGCTGCCGTTCGCGGGGCTCATCGACCTGCTCGACGAGGTCGGGGTCGAGGAGCTGGAGATGCCGGCGCCCCAGCTGCACGCCCTCGCGGTGGCGCTCTACCGTGCCGACCCCGGCGAGCAGCCGCCCACGGAGCAGGTCGTCTCGCTCGCCCTGCTGTCCGCGCTGCGGACGCTGGCCCGCCACCAGCGGCTGCTCGTCGCCGTCGACGACCTGCAGTGGCTCGACGCCTCCTCCCTGACCGCGCTCGCCTACGTCGCGCGCCGCCTCCCCGACGACGTGACCGTCGTGCTCTCCCGCCGCCCCGGAGCGCCGACCGCGGTCGAGCGGGCGTTCCGCGAGGGCCGGGTCGAGCACCTCGTCGTGCGCGCCACCACGCTCGGCGGCACCCGCCAGATCCTCGCGACCCGGCTCGGGCTCCGGCTGCCGCACCACCTGCTCCGTCGCGTCTACGACACCACGTTGGGCAACCCGCTGTTCGCCCTCGAGGTGGGCCGGCTGCTGGCCCGGCGCGACCCGGCGACGCTGGGCGACGAGCTCCCGGTGCCCGACGCGGTCGAGGACCTCCTCGGCCTGCGGGTCGCCGACCTCGACCCCACCACGCGCCGGCTGCTGCTCGCGCTCGCCCTCGACGCCGACCTGCGCGCGCCCCGGCTGCAGGCGCTGTTCGGGCCCGACGCGCTCCAGCAGGCCGCCGCCGCAGGGGTCGTCGACCTCGACGGCGAGCGGGTGCGTTCGGCGCACCCCCTCCTCGCGCAGGCGGCGCGGCGGGCGGCGTCGCCCGACGAGGTGCGCGGGCTGCACGCCGACCTCGCCGCGGTCGTCGCCGACGACCCCTGCCGGATGCTGCAGCACCTCGCCCTCGCCGCCACCGAGCCCGACGCCCTCCTCGCCGAGCGGCTCGACGGTGCCGCCACGCGGGCCATCGCCCGCGGCTCGATCCGGCTCGCCGCCGACCTCGCGACCCACGCCCTGCGCCTGACACCGGCCGGCGAGCCCGACGCGGCACGCGTGATGGTGCTGGCCAAGGTGCTGCACATGGCCGGGGAGAAGCAGCGCCTCACCGCGCTGCTCGGCTCCCGCGCGGCGACGCTGCCCGACCGCGCCGACCGGGTCCGGGCCTACGTCCTGCTCACCGGCGGCGTGGTGCGCGGCAACGCCGACATCCGCGCGCTGCTCCAACAGGCCCTCGACGAGGCCGGCGACGACCACGACCTGCGCCTGCGCGTCCTGTGCCACCTCGCCGAGAACGAGGCCGTCATCGCGGTGCGCCACGTCGCGCTCGCCGACGCGCGCGCCGCCCAGGCCGTCGAGGCCTCCGCGACCGGCACCGGCGGCGACCAGCGCCTCGCGCTCTACACGCGGGTGTGGACCTCGGCCCTGCGCGGGCGGCCGCTCGACGACCTCCTCGAGCGCTACGAGGCGCTGGCCAGCCGGTCGACCTACCTGGCCCGCACCCCGGGCCGGGTGGCCGGCCAGCAGCACGTGTGGCGCGGCGAGCCGGGCCCGGCCCGCGAGCGCTTCGAGGCGTTCCGCGGGCTCGCCGCCGAGCGCGGCGAGCCCAACTCCTACGCGCTCGCCCGGCTCCACCTGTGCGAGCTCGAGCTGCGCCTGGGCGGGTGGGACGCCGCCGAGGCGCTGCTCGACGAGTGGGCGGCCTCGACCGACAGCAGCCTGTTGCACTGGCCGATGTACGAGCGCTGCCGCAGCCTGCTCGCCGCCGGCCGCGGCGACCCCGCGGCGGCGCGCGACTGGGCCCAGCGCGCCGTCGCCCAGGCGGAGGACACGGGCGTCCAGTGGGACTGGCTGGAGGCCACCCGGGCGGCGGGCGTGGCCGACCTGCTCGACCACCGGCCCGACGAGGCCGCCAGCCGGCTGCGCGCGGTGTGGGCGCACACACGCGACGCGGGCGTGCTCGACCCCGGCGCCTTCCCGGCCGCCCCCGACCTCGTCGAGGCCCTCGCCGAGGTCGGCAGCACCGAGTCCCTCGACGAGGCGCGCCAGGTCGTCGACGCGCTGGCCGACGCCGCCGACCTGCAGGACCACGACTGGGCCCGGCAGGCCGCGGCCCGCGGCTCGGCGACCATCGCGCTGGCCCGGGCGTGGTCGGACGCCGACGCCGCCGCACTGGCCGGCATCGCGTCGGGCTACGACGACCGCGGGCTGGTCGCCGACGCCGCCCGCACCTGGCTCGCCCTTGGCCGGGCGCAGCGCCGCTCGCGCAAGTGGGGCGCGGCCCGCGCGTCCCTGGAGTGCGCGGTCGGCCTCTTCGAGGCGCAGCACGCCCCCGGCTGGGCCGACGCCGCGCGCGGCGAGCTGGAGCGCGTCGGCGCCAGGCGCCCGGGCTCCCCCGGCCGGTTGACGACCGCCGAGCGCCGGGTGGCGGACCTCGCGGCGCAGGGACTGGCCAACAAGGAGATCGCCCGGGCCCTCGTCGTCACCGTCAGCACCGTGGAGTTCCACCTCCGCAACACCTACACCAAGCTCGAGATCCGCTCCCGGATGGAGCTCGCGCCCCGCCTCGCCGAGCTCGACGCCGGCGTGACCCGACCGGAGTGA
- a CDS encoding methyltransferase domain-containing protein — translation MAEYLVELYVAQGDHAAARHQVALAERAGADLSREGRAVRCLRSIFVPEDETCFLLYEADSAHLVAEAVRRAGLRLEHVSAATTSVAGVPETPVGTTKGTRMTSTSSTTGTGTSSPGPDLTELRDKQQKVWSSGDYNKIAALTVPVSEHLVDHVGVGPADRVLDVATGTGHVALAAARRGAEAVGIDYVPALLEIARRRAAAEDVAVDLTEADAEHLPHDDASFDVVLSAIGVMFAADPDAAGRELVRVTRPGGRIGLASWTPEGFVGGMLRTVGAHAAPPPGARPATRWGTEEVVAGLLGEGVGDLRSQTATVTQRFTDAGAFADLFLTYYGPTFAAASRLDDQGRAALRADLVALAESHDRREGSGHLVCDWEYRLVTATRR, via the coding sequence ATGGCCGAGTACCTCGTCGAGCTCTACGTCGCTCAGGGCGACCACGCCGCCGCGCGGCATCAGGTCGCGCTGGCGGAGCGGGCCGGCGCCGACCTGTCCCGGGAGGGCCGGGCCGTGCGCTGCCTGAGGTCGATCTTCGTCCCCGAGGACGAGACGTGCTTCCTGCTCTACGAGGCCGACTCGGCCCACCTGGTCGCCGAGGCGGTGCGACGGGCCGGGCTCCGGCTCGAGCACGTCTCGGCGGCCACCACGTCCGTCGCCGGCGTTCCCGAGACGCCGGTCGGCACCACGAAAGGAACCCGCATGACCAGCACCAGCAGCACCACCGGCACCGGCACCTCGAGTCCCGGCCCGGACCTCACCGAGCTGCGCGACAAGCAGCAGAAGGTCTGGAGCAGCGGTGACTACAACAAGATCGCCGCCCTGACCGTCCCGGTGTCGGAGCACCTCGTCGACCACGTCGGCGTCGGCCCGGCCGACCGGGTGCTCGACGTCGCCACCGGCACGGGGCACGTCGCCCTGGCCGCCGCGCGCCGCGGCGCCGAGGCGGTCGGCATCGACTACGTCCCGGCGCTGCTCGAGATCGCCCGGCGCCGGGCCGCCGCGGAGGACGTCGCCGTCGACCTCACCGAGGCCGACGCCGAGCACCTGCCGCACGACGACGCGTCCTTCGACGTCGTGCTGTCGGCGATCGGCGTCATGTTCGCCGCCGACCCCGACGCCGCCGGGCGCGAGCTCGTCCGGGTGACCCGCCCCGGCGGGCGGATCGGGCTCGCGAGCTGGACCCCGGAGGGGTTCGTGGGCGGCATGCTGCGCACTGTCGGGGCGCACGCCGCGCCGCCGCCCGGCGCCCGGCCCGCGACCCGCTGGGGCACGGAGGAGGTCGTCGCCGGCCTGCTCGGCGAGGGGGTGGGAGACCTGCGGTCGCAGACCGCCACGGTGACCCAGCGCTTCACCGACGCCGGAGCCTTCGCCGACCTGTTCCTCACCTACTACGGGCCCACGTTCGCGGCGGCGAGCCGGCTGGACGACCAGGGGCGCGCCGCGCTCCGGGCCGACCTGGTCGCGCTCGCCGAGTCGCACGACCGCCGCGAGGGGTCCGGCCACCTGGTGTGCGACTGGGAGTACCGCCTCGTCACGGCCACCCGCCGCTGA
- a CDS encoding nicotinamidase, translating to MARALIVVDVQNDFCEGGSLPVTGGAHVAAGINDLLHRWHARAEDAPAYDAVLATKDHHVDPGPHWSAKPDFTDSWPVHCKVGTEGAAFHPNLDPQPFDEVFYKGEHAAAYSGFEGRTSSGEPLAEWLRARQVDEVDVCGIATDHCVRATALDAIAEGFTTRVLTALCAGVAEESTAAAITELARAGVEIA from the coding sequence ATGGCCCGAGCCCTGATCGTCGTCGACGTCCAGAACGACTTCTGCGAGGGCGGCTCGCTTCCCGTCACGGGCGGCGCCCACGTGGCGGCCGGCATCAACGACCTGCTCCACCGCTGGCACGCGCGGGCCGAGGACGCCCCGGCCTACGACGCCGTGCTCGCCACGAAGGACCACCACGTCGACCCCGGGCCGCACTGGTCGGCCAAGCCCGACTTCACCGACTCGTGGCCGGTGCACTGCAAGGTCGGCACGGAGGGCGCGGCGTTCCACCCCAACCTCGACCCCCAGCCCTTCGACGAGGTCTTCTACAAGGGCGAGCACGCGGCCGCCTACAGCGGCTTCGAGGGGCGTACGTCGTCGGGCGAGCCGTTGGCCGAGTGGCTGCGGGCCCGGCAGGTCGACGAGGTCGACGTGTGCGGCATCGCCACCGACCACTGCGTCCGCGCGACGGCGCTCGACGCCATCGCCGAGGGGTTCACCACCCGGGTGCTCACCGCGCTGTGCGCCGGGGTCGCCGAGGAGTCCACGGCCGCGGCGATCACCGAGCTGGCGCGCGCCGGGGTGGAGATCGCCTGA